From the genome of Clostridium sp. BNL1100, one region includes:
- a CDS encoding extracellular solute-binding protein, producing the protein MHKFTKRICAALMAIAILATSAACGNSTSTDNSSGASQSAGSSTAASKEPVSLSLWHIWAADSESSKAPFEKVLTDFQNANPDIKLQVDATENETYKTKIRAAVAANEAPDIFFYWGGGYMKSFVDAGKILPLNEYIDNDTKGKILPGTLDNMTFNDKIYGLPHSMSIGTFFINKELFQQNSVKVPETWDDLVAAVKAFRAKGITPMAVGAKDTWTLDMYLDILETRQAGYDTCYKALSKQGSFEDPGLIEGAKKLQELVDMKAFTDGAMGVTRDESEVPFYEGKIPMYFNGSWTIGNIMKSDSKIKDKIDIIKFPSLREKSDVNDFTGGVSEIFVVNANTEHKDESVKTLKYIAENFSKEIYLSGAGLPTWNVSVDESKIDPLTLKLVNLTKDAKTYTLWWNTFLEGDNSQLYMNKSSELFAKKITPEQFCKDLQTMNK; encoded by the coding sequence ATGCATAAGTTTACAAAAAGAATATGTGCTGCATTAATGGCAATAGCAATATTAGCAACCTCAGCAGCATGTGGAAACTCTACTTCAACGGACAATAGTTCAGGTGCAAGTCAAAGTGCGGGCAGTAGTACAGCAGCAAGTAAAGAACCTGTGTCACTGTCATTGTGGCATATTTGGGCAGCGGATTCAGAATCCAGTAAGGCTCCTTTTGAGAAGGTACTGACAGATTTCCAAAATGCAAATCCTGATATCAAATTACAAGTAGATGCTACTGAAAACGAAACCTACAAAACAAAAATCAGAGCAGCGGTTGCAGCAAATGAAGCACCTGACATATTCTTCTACTGGGGCGGCGGATACATGAAGTCCTTTGTTGATGCGGGAAAGATTCTACCATTGAACGAGTATATCGACAACGATACAAAGGGTAAAATTTTACCCGGAACATTAGATAATATGACCTTTAACGATAAGATTTACGGCTTGCCTCACTCAATGTCAATAGGCACATTCTTTATCAACAAAGAATTATTCCAACAGAACAGTGTAAAAGTTCCTGAAACATGGGACGACCTTGTTGCAGCGGTTAAAGCATTCCGTGCAAAAGGAATTACTCCAATGGCAGTAGGTGCAAAGGATACATGGACTCTTGATATGTACCTTGATATATTGGAAACAAGACAAGCCGGATACGACACCTGCTACAAGGCACTAAGCAAACAGGGTTCATTTGAAGACCCCGGACTTATTGAAGGTGCTAAAAAGCTTCAGGAACTTGTTGACATGAAAGCATTTACGGACGGTGCAATGGGTGTAACAAGAGACGAATCAGAGGTTCCTTTCTATGAAGGGAAAATACCAATGTACTTTAACGGAAGCTGGACAATCGGAAATATTATGAAAAGTGACAGCAAGATTAAAGACAAAATTGATATCATCAAGTTCCCTTCATTGAGAGAAAAGAGTGATGTAAATGACTTTACAGGCGGAGTTTCAGAAATATTTGTTGTAAATGCGAATACTGAACACAAGGATGAGTCTGTTAAGACATTAAAATACATAGCTGAGAATTTCTCGAAGGAAATATATCTTTCAGGTGCAGGACTACCAACTTGGAATGTATCGGTTGATGAATCAAAAATTGACCCTTTAACTCTTAAATTGGTTAATCTCACAAAGGACGCAAAGACATATACCCTTTGGTGGAACACTTTCTTAGAAGGTGACAATTCCCAATTGTATATGAATAAGTCTTCTGAATTGTTTGCTAAAAAGATAACTCCTGAACAATTCTGTAAAGACCTTCAAACAATGAACAAATAG
- a CDS encoding sugar ABC transporter permease codes for MDKVFSDKKAILIFMFPAFLFFIAIIAAPVIMSAYYSTLDWDGIGKAVFIGFDNFKKLFINNVDGFPLTVRNSFVFLLVSVFIQLPVSLIFALILAKGIKGEGFFRGAYFVPVIISTVVIGQLWMKIYNPDYGLLNVVLRNIGLDNLAQNWLGDSKTALGATFVPILWQYVGYHMLLMYAAIKSISPDIFEAALIDGSSGISTAFRITIPLITPMLKVSVTFSVIGSLKIFDLIYVLTNGGPAGATEVPSTLMVKTIFMSYKYGYGSAMAVFIILECFLFTALINRLFKKVSID; via the coding sequence ATGGATAAAGTATTCTCAGATAAAAAAGCAATTCTAATATTCATGTTTCCGGCGTTCCTGTTTTTTATCGCTATAATTGCGGCTCCTGTAATTATGTCTGCATATTATAGTACCTTGGATTGGGATGGAATTGGAAAGGCTGTATTTATAGGGTTTGATAACTTTAAGAAACTATTTATAAACAATGTCGACGGATTTCCCCTAACGGTGCGAAACTCATTTGTATTCCTTCTGGTATCGGTATTTATACAACTTCCCGTATCACTTATCTTTGCATTAATCCTTGCAAAAGGCATAAAAGGCGAAGGCTTTTTCAGGGGAGCATATTTTGTTCCCGTTATAATATCTACTGTAGTAATAGGACAACTATGGATGAAGATTTACAATCCCGATTACGGTCTTTTGAATGTAGTATTGAGGAACATTGGGCTGGACAACTTGGCACAAAATTGGCTGGGTGACTCGAAAACCGCACTTGGAGCTACTTTCGTCCCGATATTATGGCAGTACGTCGGGTACCACATGCTACTGATGTATGCAGCAATCAAGTCAATATCACCGGATATATTTGAAGCAGCTTTAATAGACGGCTCATCAGGAATATCTACAGCTTTCAGAATAACAATTCCGTTAATAACACCTATGTTAAAGGTCAGTGTCACTTTCTCGGTAATAGGTTCCTTGAAGATATTCGATCTTATATACGTCTTAACAAACGGAGGGCCTGCCGGCGCTACTGAAGTTCCAAGTACTCTGATGGTAAAAACGATATTTATGAGCTACAAATACGGATATGGAAGTGCGATGGCAGTATTTATTATTCTTGAATGTTTCCTGTTTACAGCATTAATTAACAGACTATTTAAAAAAGTCTCAATTGACTGA
- a CDS encoding carbohydrate ABC transporter permease, which yields MKISTEKTTPLNYIKKGIIYVILGVWTITSLFPIYWLICFSLKDNSEIFGGNVAGIPKHFIWKNYSKAFSGGKVGTYLFNSTFVTAVTILLTIVVATMYTYAMIRMKWKFQKVSMSLMLLGLMIPIHAALLPVFYMMKTFHIINTLWSLIIPYTAFAIPMAIMIISGFLDSIPRELEEAACIDGCSIYRTFISIILPLLRPAIATVSIFTFLQAWNELMFAVVFINKDSAKTLTVGIQSMSGQYQTSWGPIGAALVVATIPTLLIYLLLNKQVQKSLVAGAVKG from the coding sequence ATGAAAATATCAACTGAAAAAACTACTCCCCTGAATTACATAAAAAAAGGAATAATATACGTAATTCTTGGGGTATGGACAATAACTTCTCTTTTCCCTATATATTGGCTGATTTGCTTTTCCTTGAAAGACAATTCTGAAATATTTGGAGGGAATGTTGCTGGTATTCCTAAGCATTTCATCTGGAAAAACTATTCGAAGGCGTTTTCGGGTGGCAAGGTAGGGACATACCTGTTTAACAGTACATTTGTAACAGCAGTAACTATACTTTTAACTATAGTAGTTGCAACAATGTATACGTATGCTATGATAAGAATGAAATGGAAGTTTCAGAAGGTGTCCATGTCACTTATGCTTCTAGGACTGATGATACCGATACATGCTGCTTTGCTTCCTGTATTCTATATGATGAAAACTTTCCACATAATTAACACCCTATGGTCACTGATAATTCCATATACTGCATTTGCAATACCTATGGCAATCATGATTATATCAGGATTCCTTGACTCTATACCAAGAGAGTTGGAGGAGGCCGCATGTATTGACGGCTGTAGCATATACAGAACATTTATAAGTATTATTCTTCCGCTGCTGCGTCCTGCCATTGCAACGGTGTCTATATTTACTTTTTTGCAGGCTTGGAATGAATTGATGTTTGCAGTAGTATTTATAAATAAGGATTCTGCAAAAACCCTGACTGTCGGAATACAGTCCATGTCGGGACAGTACCAGACATCCTGGGGGCCTATAGGAGCGGCATTGGTAGTTGCTACTATTCCGACATTGCTTATATATCTGCTTTTAAATAAACAAGTTCAAAAGAGTCTGGTAGCGGGAGCCGTAAAGGGTTAA
- a CDS encoding polysaccharide deacetylase family protein, with amino-acid sequence MRYEFYYPQGKKKALTFSYDDGQIHDRRLVEIFNKYNMKGTFHINSGTLGTDGFITKEEIGSLYKGHEVSCHSVTHPYLTKLPKEQLVEEVREDKRWLEKEVGYPVRGMSYPFGEYDSNVVNALDVLGIEYSRTVNSTGGFFMPSNFLEWHPTCHHNSDIKDKLLDFKNPSPWLKLPLFYIWGHSFEFYRENNWEVIEDFCKEAADDPVVWYATNIEIKDYICALKGLVFSVDQTIVYNPSAVSVWLSRDGESAVELKAGQSLTFC; translated from the coding sequence ATGAGATATGAATTTTATTATCCTCAAGGCAAAAAAAAGGCGTTAACATTTAGCTACGATGATGGTCAGATACACGACCGACGGCTTGTAGAAATATTCAACAAGTACAATATGAAAGGGACTTTTCATATAAATTCAGGAACCTTAGGAACCGATGGATTTATTACAAAAGAAGAGATTGGAAGCCTGTATAAGGGGCACGAAGTATCCTGTCACAGTGTAACTCATCCTTATCTTACAAAGTTACCCAAAGAACAGCTTGTGGAAGAGGTAAGAGAAGACAAACGGTGGCTGGAAAAAGAAGTAGGTTACCCTGTAAGAGGGATGTCATATCCATTTGGAGAATATGATTCCAATGTAGTGAATGCCCTGGACGTATTAGGTATTGAATACTCACGTACGGTTAATTCAACCGGCGGTTTTTTCATGCCATCAAATTTTTTAGAATGGCACCCTACATGTCATCATAATAGTGATATAAAGGATAAGCTTTTGGACTTTAAAAATCCATCACCTTGGCTAAAACTGCCGTTGTTCTATATATGGGGGCACAGCTTTGAGTTCTACAGGGAAAATAACTGGGAGGTTATTGAGGATTTCTGTAAGGAGGCTGCTGATGACCCGGTAGTATGGTATGCTACCAATATAGAAATAAAAGATTATATATGTGCTCTAAAGGGATTGGTATTCAGTGTTGACCAAACAATAGTATATAATCCGAGTGCTGTTTCGGTATGGCTTTCAAGAGACGGCGAGAGTGCAGTTGAATTGAAAGCAGGACAAAGCCTTACATTTTGCTAA